CTAAGGTTATGGCGGGTCCTGCTCAAGCCGCAGCTCGCGGCTATGAATCGTGCGACCGAAGTGATGTTTCCACAGCTTGATGCCCATCGCGCCGGATCGATCCAGCGATGAACCCACGGTTAGATCGGTAATCAGGGTGGGATGCAGCCCAGCATCAAACAAGGCAAAACCCGCAGCCAGCACGCAGGTATCGGTCTGAATACCGCAGACCAGAATGCGATCGGCCTGATACTGCCGCAGATACTCCATTGCAGCAGGGCTGGGTGTGTAACCATGCTTGATGAAGATGGCGTCGGCATCGATCAGGCAGCAATCATCGCGCGGCGGACACCAGCCGAGCTGACTGAGGAAAGGGGTTTGGGACTCGTCATGCTGCTCGATCAGCGCCTGCAGCAATGCTAGCCTCAGGAGCGTCGGGCAGCCTGCAGGGTGGTCCATCAAACCCCTATTGAAACACGGGCTCAGGAGTTGGGGCGTGCCCAGACCAGGCGCGAGCCAATCACGATCCCCAGCACCGCCAGCAAGGAGGTGGCGGACAAGGTAGACAGGCCACTCAAGCCCTGGCCGATGGTGCAGCCCAGGGCCAGCACACCGCCTACGCCCATCAGGGTGCCGCCGGTCATGGCACGCAGCATGTGGCGCGGTGATTCAAAGCCTTCCAGTTTCCAGCGTCGGCGCAGCAGAGCACTCAGGCAGGAACCGGCCAGCACACCCGCCACCATCAGGATGGTAAAGCGTGGACTCATGCCGGTGGAGATCATGGCGTATTGAATACTTTCCCCAATCGGGGCCACAAAGCTCAGCGAGCTGACGGGCACAGGCTCGAAGGGGTCATCGCCCAGCCAACCGGTGGTCAGCCAGCCTGCTACGATCAGCAGCCCGATAAAGGCGCCTGCCAGCAGATCACTCAGCCGCTGGCCGTCCAGACGGGGGCGCAGGGAAAAGGCGATTAAAGCGGCAACGAGCAGCGCAATGACGATGGATCGTACGGGGCCTGCGGGCAGGGTGACGGCAGGCAGGGTGATGCTGCTGACTTGGGCGAGGTTCATGCGTAGCGGGGCCAGCAGTCCGGTCAAGGTCATGTAAGCGGCGATACCCAGGCATAACAGCACTACAAAAGAGCGCAAATTACCTTGCCCCAACAGAATCAGAGCGCGGGCACCGCAGCCATTGGCCAAGGTCATTCCTATACCAAACAGCACGCCACCGACCGGCACCAGCAGCCAGGAAAAGGTCGGATTCAGGTACAAGACCTTGTCCAGGCTGATCAGCCCACTGCCTGCAGCCAGTTGTGTACCGGCCAGGGCCACGGCCAGCGCCAGGGCAAAGCCCTGGAGCTTGTAGCCGCTGCGCCCGGACCAGCGCTCGGTTAAAC
This genomic interval from Alcaligenes ammonioxydans contains the following:
- a CDS encoding isochorismatase family protein, with amino-acid sequence MDHPAGCPTLLRLALLQALIEQHDESQTPFLSQLGWCPPRDDCCLIDADAIFIKHGYTPSPAAMEYLRQYQADRILVCGIQTDTCVLAAGFALFDAGLHPTLITDLTVGSSLDRSGAMGIKLWKHHFGRTIHSRELRLEQDPP
- a CDS encoding YeeE/YedE family protein; translation: MMNTELVLWVSLAIGLLFGMSGQLSGFCFYRGLTERWSGRSGYKLQGFALALAVALAGTQLAAGSGLISLDKVLYLNPTFSWLLVPVGGVLFGIGMTLANGCGARALILLGQGNLRSFVVLLCLGIAAYMTLTGLLAPLRMNLAQVSSITLPAVTLPAGPVRSIVIALLVAALIAFSLRPRLDGQRLSDLLAGAFIGLLIVAGWLTTGWLGDDPFEPVPVSSLSFVAPIGESIQYAMISTGMSPRFTILMVAGVLAGSCLSALLRRRWKLEGFESPRHMLRAMTGGTLMGVGGVLALGCTIGQGLSGLSTLSATSLLAVLGIVIGSRLVWARPNS